A window of Thermoproteales archaeon genomic DNA:
ATGAGAATATCAGCCTGGTAGCTTTTTTTAATTTTTTTACCAAGATCGAAAATATCCCAGTAGAACTCATCCCAGGATAATACTTGAAACTTATCTTTCTCCATATTTAATAGTACGATGATGGAGATAAAAGTTTTCCTCTAATTTTTAACTTTCTTTATTATAATAATCTTCTGATATTTTTTCAATTTTGTCTAAAGCTTTGAAACCAAAACCCGTTAAAGGTAATAGAATTTTTTCATGGCTATCGAGTATTCCGCTATCAATCAAGTATTCTGCTGCAGCTAATACGGTGGCCGATGTAGGTTCTACAAAAAATCCCCACTTTGCAAGCATTCTTAATGCTTGGAGTATTTGGTAATTATTAACTAGCACAACATCGCCCTCTGATTCCCTAATAATGCGCGCTATTTGATTTTTTCGCGGTGGATCGGGAACTGCGATTCCATCGGCAAAAGGCTCATCTACTTTTTCAGTTCTGTATTCACGATGTAGAGCTTCGTATATCGGCGCATACCCTACCGCTTGAACTCCATATATGCGGGGCATACTCGCTATAGCATCTATTTCTAATAGATCTTGAAAACCTTTATAAATTCCTATAGCGTTTCCCCCGCTTCCAATCGGAACTACTACAGCGTCGACGCTTATCCCATGCTCGTAAATTTCATAAGATAAAGTTTTCAGACCTTCAATAAACAGCGGGTTCCAAAGATGTCCCGCGTAGAAGCTTTTCTTGGAAGCTTTTAACGCCTCCTCATGCACTCTACTTCTGTCACCTCTTACTTTGACTATTTCCGCGTTATAGCTTTTTATTTGCATTATTTTTGGATGAGGCGCTTTTTCAGGAACATATATACTACATTTCATGCCAGCTGCCGAAGAGTACGCCGCAATAGATGCTCCAGCATTTCCAGAAGAATCTTCGACTATCTCCTTTACTCCTAAACTTTTCAAGAATGAAATTAAAACTGTCGAGCCCCGATCCTTAAACGAGCCTGTTGGATTTAGATAGTCGATTTTTAGATATAGGTTTATTTTTTGGAATTTTCTTTTTATGATTGGGGTGCATCCCTCTCCTAGTGAAACTATACTCTTTTTATCTACTGGTAACATCTCATGATAGCGCCAAACCGTGTATGTTCTATCCTTAATTTTTTCAAAATATCTTTTAGAAAAGTCGATACTATAGGTAACGTCCAGTGGTGATCCGCAGGTGCATTTCCAAATTTTTGTATTTATCGAATACTCTTTTTTACAACCAGAACATGTAAGCTTAAAGTTTAGCATGACGTTTTATACTATCTGCTTCGATGTAATAAAAATTTAAGGTTTGCATGCTTTATACGGGCAAACTTCTACATATAAAAGAGACCCGTCACTCCATATTCTATAAGTATACGCACATCCCATTTTTTGCTGCCTAAAACCTTCTAGCTTCTCTTTTATTGTATAGTTCCAGTAGATGATTTTTATCTCAACTCTACCTATTACGGTAAAGTTTGATTTATTAACTATATTTTCTGCCTCCATCTCTGCGCATTTCCATGCTTCGATTTCTCTGTCTAGAATACATATTCTATTATTAATAAATAGCGACAACATATATGTTACCGTTAAAACGAAAGTTACTATTGTTATCAAAGCATCTATTTTCATAAGCTAACCCCTAACAGGCCGGGAGTTATTACTACTGCGAACTTGTAACCTATCAAAATAAGGCTTGATAAGTAGGGTA
This region includes:
- a CDS encoding threonine synthase, with the translated sequence MLNFKLTCSGCKKEYSINTKIWKCTCGSPLDVTYSIDFSKRYFEKIKDRTYTVWRYHEMLPVDKKSIVSLGEGCTPIIKRKFQKINLYLKIDYLNPTGSFKDRGSTVLISFLKSLGVKEIVEDSSGNAGASIAAYSSAAGMKCSIYVPEKAPHPKIMQIKSYNAEIVKVRGDRSRVHEEALKASKKSFYAGHLWNPLFIEGLKTLSYEIYEHGISVDAVVVPIGSGGNAIGIYKGFQDLLEIDAIASMPRIYGVQAVGYAPIYEALHREYRTEKVDEPFADGIAVPDPPRKNQIARIIRESEGDVVLVNNYQILQALRMLAKWGFFVEPTSATVLAAAEYLIDSGILDSHEKILLPLTGFGFKALDKIEKISEDYYNKES